From a region of the Deinococcus terrestris genome:
- a CDS encoding trans-sulfuration enzyme family protein produces the protein MPRSPLDLTTLAARAGEEARPSGSVPLAEPIYQSTVYAFPDLEALERAMSGEEINPFYYRNGTPNAGTLERALAALEGTEAALVAASGMAAISAALLGVLQSGDHVVADARVYGVSYALLAEELPRLGIHTTFVDACDLEAVEAAFRPETRVLHVESLTNPLMTVPDVPRLADLAHERGAVLSVDNTFASPAVFRPAEHGADLVTHSVSKYLSGHSNAFGGVVCGRADLVAAARTRLTRLGGTMSAFDAWMTLQGLKTLGLRMRAHSGNAQAVADVLANHPRVRAVYHPGLSDHPQFHRAMELYPNGFGGMLSADIDDAPAFVRALAGRIPLAPSLADVVTTLSWPWGTSHRALPEAERRRLGITPGLLRLSIGIEDIGDLLGELEEALEG, from the coding sequence ATGCCCCGCTCGCCGCTTGACCTCACCACCCTCGCCGCCCGTGCGGGGGAAGAAGCCCGGCCCTCCGGCTCCGTCCCGCTGGCTGAGCCCATCTACCAGTCCACCGTGTATGCCTTCCCCGACCTGGAAGCCCTGGAACGGGCGATGAGCGGCGAGGAGATCAACCCCTTCTATTACCGCAACGGCACCCCGAACGCGGGCACGCTGGAGCGGGCACTTGCGGCTCTGGAGGGGACCGAGGCCGCCCTCGTCGCCGCGAGCGGCATGGCGGCGATCAGCGCGGCGCTGCTGGGGGTCTTGCAATCGGGCGACCATGTGGTCGCGGACGCCCGTGTCTACGGGGTGAGTTACGCGCTGCTGGCCGAAGAACTCCCCCGGCTGGGCATCCACACCACCTTCGTGGACGCCTGCGACCTGGAGGCGGTGGAGGCGGCCTTCCGCCCGGAGACGCGGGTGCTGCACGTCGAGAGCCTCACCAATCCGCTGATGACGGTCCCCGACGTGCCCCGGCTGGCCGACCTCGCGCACGAGCGGGGAGCGGTCCTCAGCGTGGACAACACCTTCGCCAGCCCCGCCGTGTTCCGGCCCGCCGAGCATGGCGCCGACCTGGTGACCCACAGCGTCAGCAAGTACCTCAGCGGGCATTCCAATGCCTTCGGGGGCGTGGTGTGCGGGCGGGCGGACCTCGTGGCGGCGGCGCGGACGCGGTTGACCCGGCTGGGGGGCACCATGAGCGCCTTCGATGCGTGGATGACGCTCCAGGGCCTCAAGACGCTGGGCCTGCGGATGCGGGCGCACTCCGGCAACGCGCAGGCAGTGGCCGACGTGCTGGCGAACCACCCACGGGTCCGGGCCGTGTACCATCCCGGCCTGTCGGATCACCCGCAGTTCCACCGGGCGATGGAGCTGTACCCGAACGGCTTCGGCGGGATGCTGAGTGCGGACATAGACGACGCTCCCGCCTTCGTCCGGGCGCTCGCGGGCCGGATTCCCTTGGCCCCCAGCCTCGCGGACGTGGTGACCACCCTGTCGTGGCCCTGGGGCACCTCGCACCGGGCGCTGCCGGAAGCCGAGCGCCGCCGTCTGGGCATCACGCCGGGGCTGCTGCGCCTGAGCATCGGCATCGAGGACATCGGCGACCTGCTGGGCGAACTGGAGGAGGCGCTGGAGGGCTGA
- a CDS encoding endonuclease dU has product MFSHAIGFDDAPFAREHRGDVAVFGTVYARRTLHGVVRGRVRRDGRNSTAELARLVGESGAQAHLHLILLQGVALAGFNVVDVPTLGRLTGLPVLVVARRPPDLGRIRSALLTRVPGGARKWRLIEALGPMEPCRGVWVQRVGLSLPEAEAALGVLTVTGRVPEPLRAAHLIAGGVTRGSSQGGRV; this is encoded by the coding sequence GTGTTCTCTCACGCCATCGGCTTCGACGACGCCCCCTTTGCCCGCGAGCACCGGGGGGACGTGGCGGTGTTCGGCACCGTCTATGCGCGGCGCACCCTGCACGGGGTCGTCAGAGGGCGGGTGCGCCGCGACGGGCGGAACAGCACCGCCGAACTCGCCCGGCTGGTGGGGGAGAGCGGGGCGCAGGCGCACCTGCACCTGATTCTGCTGCAAGGGGTCGCCCTCGCGGGATTCAACGTGGTGGACGTGCCCACGCTGGGCCGATTGACCGGGCTGCCCGTCCTCGTGGTGGCGCGGCGCCCTCCCGATCTGGGGCGTATCCGCTCGGCGCTGCTGACGCGGGTGCCGGGCGGGGCGCGGAAATGGCGGTTGATCGAGGCGCTGGGGCCGATGGAACCCTGCCGGGGCGTGTGGGTGCAGCGGGTGGGCCTGAGCCTGCCGGAAGCTGAAGCCGCCCTCGGCGTCCTGACCGTCACGGGCCGCGTCCCCGAACCCCTGCGGGCCGCGCATCTGATCGCCGGGGGCGTGACGCGGGGGAGCAGCCAGGGTGGGCGGGTTTAG
- a CDS encoding M48 family metallopeptidase, which produces MTPPDLMLEGRVFDGRSSRPHPATLEVRGGGVTLRLEGGPETPWTPAQMQIEPPVPGLPRVLKFPDGSRFETRDDAAVSALEARLGRNRGLGRVRRLESRWGTALGALGVTLALVAAFVVFGLPALARGAAAATPRPVLATFDRETTEFLDGDYLGPTRLSRARQAELQAAFRRVTRAAGGGYDYRLLLRDGLPEDSPITLGANAFALPNGTVVMTDQLVALSRSDRELVGVLAHEAGHVTGRHGLAAVYQGLGLTLLTVAVTGDVVSAGTFAAAVPAALLRGGYSRAAETEADRVAGAYLMEAYGTTKPLRDILARLETGRRNTDESDVEAGEGGLGDLLETHPGTAGRIEHLREIEAEGR; this is translated from the coding sequence ATGACGCCTCCCGACCTGATGCTGGAAGGCCGCGTCTTCGACGGGCGCAGCAGCCGCCCCCACCCCGCGACGCTGGAAGTCCGGGGCGGAGGCGTGACGCTGCGGCTGGAGGGTGGCCCGGAAACGCCCTGGACGCCCGCGCAGATGCAGATCGAACCGCCCGTGCCGGGGCTGCCGCGTGTGCTGAAGTTCCCGGACGGCTCGCGCTTCGAGACGCGCGACGACGCGGCCGTCTCCGCGCTGGAAGCCCGGCTAGGCCGCAACCGGGGCCTGGGCAGGGTGCGGCGGCTGGAGTCGCGCTGGGGGACGGCCCTGGGAGCGCTCGGGGTGACGCTCGCGCTTGTCGCGGCCTTCGTGGTGTTTGGCCTTCCCGCGCTCGCACGGGGCGCGGCGGCGGCGACCCCCCGCCCGGTGCTGGCGACCTTCGACCGGGAGACCACCGAGTTTCTGGACGGCGACTACCTCGGTCCCACGCGGCTGAGCCGGGCGCGGCAGGCCGAACTTCAGGCGGCCTTCCGGCGGGTCACGCGGGCGGCGGGCGGCGGCTACGACTACCGCCTGCTGCTGCGTGACGGACTCCCGGAAGACAGTCCCATCACGCTGGGAGCCAACGCCTTCGCGCTGCCGAACGGGACAGTCGTGATGACCGACCAGCTCGTCGCCCTGTCCAGAAGTGACCGCGAACTCGTGGGCGTCCTCGCGCACGAGGCGGGGCACGTCACCGGGCGGCACGGGCTGGCGGCGGTGTACCAGGGGCTGGGGCTGACCCTATTGACCGTGGCCGTGACGGGCGACGTGGTCAGCGCGGGCACGTTCGCCGCCGCCGTGCCCGCCGCCCTGCTGCGCGGCGGCTACTCCCGCGCCGCCGAGACCGAAGCGGACCGGGTCGCCGGGGCCTACCTGATGGAAGCCTACGGCACCACCAAGCCCCTGCGCGACATCCTCGCCCGGCTGGAAACGGGCCGCCGGAACACCGACGAGTCGGACGTGGAGGCCGGGGAAGGCGGCCTGGGCGACCTGCTGGAGACGCATCCGGGGACGGCGGGGCGGATCGAACATCTTCGGGAGATTGAGGCAGAGGGGCGCTAA
- a CDS encoding YjgN family protein, protein MTDVPPSVSLGRHAALPGSLLPAETADVPVTSVTTHAFSFTGQAGEYFRIWIVNTALTIVTLGLYLPWARVRQRQYFYGHTWLDGANFEYTARPVALLRGYLVVGAFFLAYTLATQFQFSGWEYVAGTIAVLFLALYPWLVMKSLRFLAVSTTHRGLKFRHHGRAGGAYASYGLGNGAALLSGGLALPFAWFLQRRYQVDGAAYGTARARFRGDAGEFYLIGLTGLALTLVGGVLLAVPLLGVLFGAGVLDVPQTEDDWLGPTFLIALAVGYLLVLALYGIAWQYVRAATLRLVLNRVEVGGVVRTGATFSPWRLVWIGVSNAVVQALTLGLATPWAAVRRARYVLSGMQVRALVPLDSFTADVTPGEDALGEAATELLDIDLGF, encoded by the coding sequence ATGACCGACGTGCCGCCTTCCGTGTCGCTGGGCCGCCATGCCGCCTTGCCCGGCAGTCTCCTCCCGGCGGAGACGGCGGACGTGCCGGTGACCTCCGTCACCACCCACGCTTTTTCCTTTACCGGACAGGCGGGCGAGTACTTCCGCATCTGGATCGTGAACACGGCGCTGACGATCGTGACCCTGGGGCTGTACCTCCCCTGGGCGCGGGTACGGCAGCGGCAGTATTTCTACGGGCACACCTGGCTGGACGGGGCGAACTTCGAGTACACCGCCCGGCCGGTCGCCCTATTGCGCGGGTACCTGGTCGTGGGGGCGTTTTTCCTGGCCTACACGCTGGCGACTCAGTTTCAATTCAGCGGCTGGGAGTACGTGGCGGGCACCATCGCGGTGCTGTTTCTCGCGCTGTACCCCTGGCTGGTGATGAAGTCGCTGCGCTTTCTGGCGGTCAGCACCACCCACCGGGGCCTGAAGTTCCGGCACCACGGGCGGGCGGGCGGAGCCTACGCGAGCTACGGGCTGGGGAACGGGGCCGCGCTGCTCTCGGGGGGGCTCGCGCTGCCCTTCGCGTGGTTCCTGCAACGGCGCTACCAGGTGGACGGGGCCGCCTACGGCACCGCGCGGGCGAGGTTCCGGGGCGACGCGGGCGAGTTCTACCTGATCGGACTGACAGGGCTGGCCCTCACGCTGGTGGGCGGCGTGCTGCTGGCGGTGCCCCTGCTGGGCGTGCTGTTCGGGGCGGGCGTGCTGGACGTGCCCCAGACCGAGGACGACTGGCTCGGCCCGACCTTTCTGATTGCCCTGGCGGTCGGCTACCTACTGGTGCTGGCCCTGTACGGCATCGCGTGGCAGTACGTGCGGGCGGCCACCCTGCGGCTGGTGCTGAACCGGGTGGAGGTCGGGGGCGTGGTCCGCACCGGGGCCACCTTCAGCCCGTGGCGGCTGGTCTGGATCGGGGTGTCGAATGCGGTCGTGCAGGCCCTGACGCTGGGGCTGGCGACCCCCTGGGCGGCGGTGCGGCGGGCGCGGTACGTGCTCTCGGGAATGCAGGTGCGGGCGCTGGTGCCGCTGGACTCCTTCACGGCGGACGTGACCCCCGGCGAGGACGCGCTGGGCGAGGCCGCCACCGAACTTCTCGACATCGACCTGGGGTTCTGA
- a CDS encoding cold-shock protein, with the protein MAQGRVKWFNVEKGYGFLEHPGNPDVFVHYSAIQSGGFRKLNEGDEVEFEVEAGQGNKGPQAKNVVVTNAAPAPMGGQGSYGGGNRGGNRW; encoded by the coding sequence ATGGCGCAAGGTCGTGTGAAGTGGTTTAACGTGGAAAAGGGCTACGGCTTTCTCGAACATCCGGGCAACCCCGACGTGTTCGTGCACTACAGCGCCATCCAGAGCGGCGGCTTCCGCAAGCTCAACGAAGGCGACGAGGTCGAGTTCGAGGTCGAGGCCGGGCAGGGCAACAAGGGTCCCCAGGCCAAGAACGTCGTCGTGACCAACGCCGCGCCTGCCCCCATGGGCGGGCAGGGCAGCTACGGTGGCGGCAACCGGGGCGGGAACCGCTGGTAA